One Perca flavescens isolate YP-PL-M2 chromosome 9, PFLA_1.0, whole genome shotgun sequence genomic window carries:
- the igfbp3 gene encoding insulin-like growth factor-binding protein 3, translating into MPGLCVLCLIAALAAFTRLAGTVGPVVRCEPCDAGALLQCKPLPKDCAERVREPGCGCCMTCALGEGLACGVYTARCGSGLTCQHRPGESRPLQALLEGRGVCSSAAAKKLNSILIPAQKQENAGNLIEDCANVTATMTVLPGLATVKAGHSRGSMDTRPPLHNKLIQKDQNRKTQGYKVESVSGGANMDIHNFSLENKRETEYGPCRREMESILSSLKISNVLNPRGFRIPNCDRKGFYKKKQCRPSKGRRRGICWCVDKYGQSLPGYDGKEQTEKKCFSLENK; encoded by the exons ATGCCCGGTCTCTGCGTGCTTTGTCTCATCGCTGCGCTGGCTGCGTTCACCCGGCTCGCCGGCACCGTTGGGCCGGTGGTCCGATGCGAGCCGTGCGACGCTGGGGCGCTCCTGCAGTGTAAGCCCCTGCCGAAGGACTGCGCGGAGCGAGTGAGGGAGCCCGGCTGCGGCTGTTGCATGACGTGCGCCCTCGGTGAGGGACTGGCTTGTGGAGTGTACACGGCGCGCTGTGGCTCCGGCTTGACCTGCCAGCACCGGCCGGGGGAAAGCCGACCCCTGCAAGCTCTGCTGGAGGGTCGGGGAGTGTGCTCCAGCGCCGCGGCCAAAAAGCTCAACAGCATTCTCATACCGGCGCAAAAACAAG AGAACGCTGGAAATCTTATAGAAGACTGTGCCAACGTTACCGCGACGATGACAGTGTTGCCTGGACTGGCGACCGTGAAGGCTGGACACAGTCGGGGGTCGATGGACACCAGACCTCCGCTGCACAACAAGTTGATCCAGAAAGATCAGAACAGGAAGACTCAGGGCTACAAGGTGGAATCGGTGTCAGGAGGAGCCAATATGGACATACACAACTTCTCCCTGGAGAACAAGAGGGAGACCGAGTAT GGGCCGTGTCGGCGGGAGATGGAGAGCATCCTGAGCAGTCTTAAAATCAGCAACGTGCTCAACCCGAGAGGCTTCCGCATACCCAACTGTGACAGAAAGGGCTTCTACAAGAAAAAACAG TGCCGTCCATCCAAAGGCAGGAGGCGGGGCATCTGCTGGTGCGTGGACAAATACGGGCAGTCTCTGCCCGGCTACGACGGCAAGGAGCAGACGGAGAAGAAGTGCTTCAGCCTGGAGAACAAATAA